A segment of the Fibrobacter succinogenes subsp. succinogenes S85 genome:
TCCCAGAAGGTTTCCGGCATTGGTCCGAATGGTGCCGAAAAGAGCGTCCACTTTGAAATTCCGTATTCTTCTCCGAAGCGTTGGTCTGCTGAAACGCCGGACCTCTATACCGCAGTGCTCACGTTCAAGGATGCTGACGGCAAGATTCTCCAGGTTGAAAGTAACAAGATTGGCTTCCGCAAGATTGAAATCAAGAAAGACAATGGTGCTCCGCGTTTGTACGTAAACGGCATGCCTGTGAAGTTCCATGGTGTGGACCGTCACGAACTTGATCCGGATAACGGCCGTGCTGTGACTTACGATCGTATGGAAAAAGACGTGATTCTCATGAAGCGTTTCAATATCAATGCGCTCCGCATGTCCCATTACCCGAACAACCCGGTGATGTATGATTTGTGCGACAAGTACGGTATTTACGTGATTGATGAAGCGAACGTCGAAAGCCACGGTGCCAACAACGATCTTCCGAAGAATAGCGATGATTGGCGCGCTCCGGCTGTGGACCGCATGAATTCCATGGTGCAACGTGATAAAAACCATCCGTCCATTATTCTTTGGTCTCTCGGTAACGAAGCCGGTAACGGTAACGTGTTCGCCTCGGAACGTCAGCGTGCTCATGAAATCGACTCTACGCGCTTTGTGCATTACGAAGGCGACTGGAACAATGCCGATGTGAACAGCTGGATGTACTTTGGTCCGGATGCAATTCAAAATTATAGGGATGCCAACAAGCCGATTATGTTGTGCGAATACGAACACGCTATGGGTAACTCCGTGGGTGATTTGCAGGAATACATGGATGCCTTCTACGGCAACCCGCGCAGCTTCGGTGGCTTCATTTGGGACTTCATTGACCAGGGTCTCCGTCACAAGGGTACTCCGTACTTCGAATTCGGCGGCATGTGGGGCGACTGGCAGAACGACGACAACTTCTGCGCGAACGGCCTCGTGTTCCCGGACCGTAAAATCCAGCCCGAAATGTGGGAAGTCAAGTATCAGTACAGCCAGGTGCGCGTCAAGAATATCGATGCCGCCAAGGGCAAGATTCAGATCGAAAGCCGCTACCTTTACAAGAACCTGGGCGATTTCCTCGATGCCTACTGGCAGATTCGCGAAAATGGCAAGGTCATTAAGGAAGGCAAGCTGAACGGTACCCAGATGAATATCGGCCCGAACGAAAAGAAAGAAGTGACTATCGAAATGCCGAAAATCGAAACCACGGTCGGCGCCGAATACTTCTTGGATATTGATTTCCGCCTGAAGAAAGATGAACTCTGGGCTAAGGCCGGCTACAGCATCGGTCACGAACAGTTCGGCATCGATTTGGGTCAGCTCTGGTCGACTGAAATTGATATCAGCACCTTGCCGACTTACAAGGTCAACAAGTCTAACGGTCTCGAAATCGAAGGTTCTGATTTCAAGATAAAGTTCGACGAGAGGAACGGTACTCTTGCAAGTTACGTGCTCGATGGTGATACCATCATCAAGAACGGCGGTATTCCGAATTTCTGGCGTGCCCCGATTGACAATGACAAGGGCTTCAACATGGAACGCGGCCATGGCGAATGGCGCAAGGCAAGCCAGAAGCGCAACGTGACCTCCGAAGTCAAGGAAGTGTCTCAGCAAGAAACCCAGGTGACCTTCAACTTCAGCTTCCCCGATGTGGGCGGCACCAAGATGAAGATGACTTACTACGTATATGGTAGTGGCGATATCGTGGTGAGCTACACGCTCAATCCCGATGGCTCCAAGAGCTACTTGCCGAACGTGGGAACGCTCTTTACCGTGCCGGGCGGCTACGAAAAGGTCCGCTGGTTTGGTCGCGGCCCCGACGAAAACTATATTGGCCGTAACCGCGGAAGCTTCATGGGTCTCTATTCAACGCTCGCCGATTCTATGACAATCAAGTACATGGAAATTGGCGAAACGGGTCAGCGTACCGATGTCAAGTGGGCTACGCTCACGAACGAAAAGACGGGCAAGGGCCTCATGATTGTGGGTAACCCGCGCATGGAATTCAGCGCCCAGCACTACACTCCGGAACAGCTCACTAATGTAAAGCTCCCGTGGGAACTCAAGCGCGACAAGGACATTACGCTCCGCGTAGACTTGCACCAGATGGGCGTTGGCGGTATCAATTCCTGGGGTGCCCAGCCGCTCGATGCGTACCTGCTCAAGGCTAACCGCGAATATTCTCACACCTTCCGCCTGGCTCCGATTCGTAAGCAGTTGAACGACCCGACGGAATACTCGCTGCTTGGTTTCAAGAACTTTGGCTGGAACAAGGAAATTCCGCCTGCTAAGTACGGCCTGGATGAAATCAATAAGATTTACGAAAAACAGCCGGAAAAGGACATCACGGAAGGCGCAAATCCGGATACGGAAGGGCTTATTCCTGTTGCGCTCCCGGGCAAGATTCGTAACCTTGCTGTCGCTGAAAAGAACTACAATGTCTTTGATGCGCAGGGCAAGAAGGTTGGTGCATTTACGACTCGCGGTGTCGAAGATCTCCACGCTATCACGGCTGGACTCGTCAAGAACTCTGGCGTGTATATCGTGAAGGCTAAGAACGGTGGTCAAGCCTTCCGCATCACCGTCAAGAAGTAAGAAATAATCGATTGAAGAACTGTCATCGCGAGGCTTCCAACAGCGCCCCGCGATGACTTTTTTTATTGAAGCCCATTGATAAAAAATCAATGAGAAGAATTTTAAACCTATATGAAAACCCCTCTCCGAGGGGTATTTTATATAAGGGAAAATTGTCATCCTGGAGAGTTCGTAGAACTCAATAGGATCTATGAAAACGGTGTGTTTTGGTTATGAGGAGAACACTATGTTTAGAACAAAGAAATCTTTAGCAAGTCGTATCCTTGGTACTGCAGCGCTTGTTTGCGCTGTCGGCTTTACGAGCTCTTTTGCAACAACGGACAATCCGCTTACGCTTTGGTACAATAGTGATGCCGGTACCGAATTCACGAACGCGCTCCCGATTGGTAACGGCTACATGGGTGGCCTTATTTACGGTGGTGTTGAAAAGGATTACATCGGCCTCAATGAAAGTACGGTTTGGTCGGGCGGCCCTGGCGATAACAACAAGCAGGGGGCGGCAAGCCATTTGAAAGATGCCCGTGATGCCTTGTGGCGTGGCGACTATCGCACGGCAGAATCCATCGTGAGCCAGTACATGATTGGACCGGGGCCTGCAAGTTTCCAGCCGGTGGGCGATCTTGTGATTTCTACTTCGCACAAGGGTTCTTCCAATTACCGCCGTGAACTTGACCTCAAGACTGCAATCGCAAAGACTACCTACACGGTGGGCGGCGTCAAGCATACCCGTGAATATTTCGCAAGCTATCCCGATCACGTGATTGTCGTGCATCTCTCTGCCGATAAGGATGGCTCCGTAAGCTTTGGTGCAACGATGACGACTCCGCATCGCAATAACCGCATGACCTCCAGTGGCAACACACTCATTTACGATGTTACCGTCAATTCCATCAAGTTTCAAAATCGCTTGACCGTAGTTGCGGACGGCGGCACGGTTTCTGTATCTAACGGAAATATCAACGTGCAGGGCGCAAATAGCGCAACGCTTATCCTCACGACCGCTACAAACTTCAAGTCTTATAACGATGTGAGTGGCGATCCGGGTGCTATCGCATCCGAAATCATGTCAAAAGTTGCAAAGAAGTCCTATGAAGATTTGCTTGCAGCACATCTCAAGGATTACCAGACGATTTTCAACCGCGTTAAGCTCGACCTTGGCACGGCTGACAAGAGCGCAGGTGATATCACCTCTACCCGCGTCAAGAATTTCAATTCCACGAACGACCCGTCTCTCGTAGAACTTCATTACCAGTATGGCCGTTATTTGCTCATCGCAAGCTCCCGTAAGGGTGGCCAGCCGGCCAACTTGCAGGGCATCTGGAACAAGGACACGAACCCGATTTGGGGCAGTAAGTACACCACCAACATCAACCTCGAAATGAACTACTGGCCGGCAGAATCCGGCAACCTCGAAGAATGCGTTTGGCCGCTCATTGACAAAATCAAGTCCATGGTGCCGCAGGGCGAAAAGACCGCCAAGGTGCACTGGGGCGTGGATGAAGGCTGGGTAGAACACCACAATACCGACCTTTGGAACCGTTCTGCTCCGATTGACGGTGCGTGGGGACTTTGGCCGACAGGTGCTGGCTGGCTCACGACCCACCTTTGGGAACACTTCCTCTACAATCCGACGGACAAGGCGTACCTGCAGGACGTTTATTCAACAATGAAGGGTGCTGCACTCTTCTTCGTAAACAGCCTCGTCGAAGAACCGACTACGGGCAACAAGTATTTAGTCACCGCTCCGAGCGATTCCCCGGAAA
Coding sequences within it:
- a CDS encoding glycoside hydrolase family 2 TIM barrel-domain containing protein, encoding MNFGSSLSLVLSAGLLSAVSLFAQPNDEWNGKPRIFGVNRLNPHVTSMPYTTVEEAVKGDRHASEWYQTLSGEWRFYHVDKPSQRNNDFYKDNYDVSKWDKIKVPSSWQLLGYDHPIYTNVIYPWSQNNRVSAPYAPTDFNPVGHYRRTFTVPETWDGKRIRLHFEGVESAYYVWVNGNYVGYSEDTFTGHEFDINKYLRKGENNISVQVFRWCDGSWLEDQDFIRLSGIMRDVYIYAVPQVHIQDFQIDATLTNNYKDGLLKTTAWIYNSTGKQSGDYTVELSLYDASGAEVIKPTSQKVSGIGPNGAEKSVHFEIPYSSPKRWSAETPDLYTAVLTFKDADGKILQVESNKIGFRKIEIKKDNGAPRLYVNGMPVKFHGVDRHELDPDNGRAVTYDRMEKDVILMKRFNINALRMSHYPNNPVMYDLCDKYGIYVIDEANVESHGANNDLPKNSDDWRAPAVDRMNSMVQRDKNHPSIILWSLGNEAGNGNVFASERQRAHEIDSTRFVHYEGDWNNADVNSWMYFGPDAIQNYRDANKPIMLCEYEHAMGNSVGDLQEYMDAFYGNPRSFGGFIWDFIDQGLRHKGTPYFEFGGMWGDWQNDDNFCANGLVFPDRKIQPEMWEVKYQYSQVRVKNIDAAKGKIQIESRYLYKNLGDFLDAYWQIRENGKVIKEGKLNGTQMNIGPNEKKEVTIEMPKIETTVGAEYFLDIDFRLKKDELWAKAGYSIGHEQFGIDLGQLWSTEIDISTLPTYKVNKSNGLEIEGSDFKIKFDERNGTLASYVLDGDTIIKNGGIPNFWRAPIDNDKGFNMERGHGEWRKASQKRNVTSEVKEVSQQETQVTFNFSFPDVGGTKMKMTYYVYGSGDIVVSYTLNPDGSKSYLPNVGTLFTVPGGYEKVRWFGRGPDENYIGRNRGSFMGLYSTLADSMTIKYMEIGETGQRTDVKWATLTNEKTGKGLMIVGNPRMEFSAQHYTPEQLTNVKLPWELKRDKDITLRVDLHQMGVGGINSWGAQPLDAYLLKANREYSHTFRLAPIRKQLNDPTEYSLLGFKNFGWNKEIPPAKYGLDEINKIYEKQPEKDITEGANPDTEGLIPVALPGKIRNLAVAEKNYNVFDAQGKKVGAFTTRGVEDLHAITAGLVKNSGVYIVKAKNGGQAFRITVKK
- a CDS encoding glycosyl hydrolase family 95 catalytic domain-containing protein, translating into MFRTKKSLASRILGTAALVCAVGFTSSFATTDNPLTLWYNSDAGTEFTNALPIGNGYMGGLIYGGVEKDYIGLNESTVWSGGPGDNNKQGAASHLKDARDALWRGDYRTAESIVSQYMIGPGPASFQPVGDLVISTSHKGSSNYRRELDLKTAIAKTTYTVGGVKHTREYFASYPDHVIVVHLSADKDGSVSFGATMTTPHRNNRMTSSGNTLIYDVTVNSIKFQNRLTVVADGGTVSVSNGNINVQGANSATLILTTATNFKSYNDVSGDPGAIASEIMSKVAKKSYEDLLAAHLKDYQTIFNRVKLDLGTADKSAGDITSTRVKNFNSTNDPSLVELHYQYGRYLLIASSRKGGQPANLQGIWNKDTNPIWGSKYTTNINLEMNYWPAESGNLEECVWPLIDKIKSMVPQGEKTAKVHWGVDEGWVEHHNTDLWNRSAPIDGAWGLWPTGAGWLTTHLWEHFLYNPTDKAYLQDVYSTMKGAALFFVNSLVEEPTTGNKYLVTAPSDSPENDHGGYNVCFGPTMDNQIIRDVLNYTIEASKILGVDEDVRAKMEATVKRLPPTKTGKYGQITEWLQDWDDPNNKNRHISHLYGLFPSAQITPEETPDLIKGAGVTLQQRGDDATGWSLAWKINFWARMHDGDHAYRMIRMLLTPSKTYNNLFDAHPPFQIDGNFGAVSGVNEMLMQSHNNRINLLPALPSQWANGSVKGIRARGGFEIDSMAWKGGKLTYVAIKSLVGSTLNVVSGTNKFSTSTVPGKVYEFDGNLKVTNAPFEPLEITDKIQAENYVAMDGVQIEEDSLGTPNIGWINDGDWTQYYVNIPAAGSYVLTGRVATGSEKESVITVTDSTGKILGTLSVDPAKSKGWNDWYESSTKITLPAGKQKLTFTYTGEDTYLCNVDWYNLKADPTALPQAKMHNASLSVSRVPYSHASIALMVNAPANDYVVHLVGVNGKFIGSQRGHGEGLAEFGVGAPLAPGMYFAIVKSASQQKTMKLTVH